Within the Gammaproteobacteria bacterium genome, the region GAAAGCGGGCATGTGCTCAGTCGCTCCGCGTCAGCGCCTCTGCGGCATCGCTCAGCAAGGTAAGTTTGCCGCCATAGGTCTTGCGTAAATTATCCTCGTTGAAGACCTCCGCGGTCGGCCCATGCGCGACCACCCGCATGTTCATCAGGATCACGTAATCGAAGTATTCGCGCACCGTTTGCAGATTATGGTGCACGACAAGCGCCGTCTTGCCCGCCGTTCGCAGGTCGTGCAGGAGGCGCACGATCGCCTTTTCGGTGGCGGCGTCCACCGCGGCGAAGGGCTCGTCCATCAGGTACAGGTCCGCCTCCTGCGCAAGCGCGCGGGCGAGAAAGGTCCGCTGCTGCTGCCCACCCGAGAGCTGACTGATCTGGCGATCGGCCAGATCGGCGATGCCCACGCGGTCCAGCGCCGCGCGCGCGGCCTCGCGGTGTCGGCGCGTCACCGGCAGGCACCAGCCGATTTTGCCGTAGCGGCCCATGGTCACCACATCCAGGGCGCTGACCGGGAAGTCCCAGTCCACACTCTCGCGCTGAGGTACGTAGCCGACTCTTCGGCGGTTCCTGCGATACGGTGCGCCGAACACGCGCACGCGACCGGACACCACGGTGGGCACCAGATCCATGACCGCCTTGATGAGCGTCGTCTTGCCCGCCCCATTGGGCCCGATCACGCCCACCAGCCGGCCTTCGGGCACGTCCAGTTCCACTTCCCAGAGCACCGGCTTGCGGTAATAGGCGACCGTCAGATCATGGATACTCAGCGGCGCGGGC harbors:
- a CDS encoding metal ABC transporter ATP-binding protein encodes the protein MNKPEVATSLREAIRSVSGRSGARPDAAEKRPSPAPLSIHDLTVAYYRKPVLWEVELDVPEGRLVGVIGPNGAGKTTLIKAVMDLVPTVVSGRVRVFGAPYRRNRRRVGYVPQRESVDWDFPVSALDVVTMGRYGKIGWCLPVTRRHREAARAALDRVGIADLADRQISQLSGGQQQRTFLARALAQEADLYLMDEPFAAVDAATEKAIVRLLHDLRTAGKTALVVHHNLQTVREYFDYVILMNMRVVAHGPTAEVFNEDNLRKTYGGKLTLLSDAAEALTRSD